A region from the Malus domestica chromosome 07, GDT2T_hap1 genome encodes:
- the LOC103410080 gene encoding xylulose 5-phosphate/phosphate translocator, chloroplastic-like, producing the protein MYLQSLCPSLSLSLSLSPQRHNHNQLPQHQMLTLNLSCPSSPVTFSKSRHQLPPINASSSPSSSLLTRIQTHSYPLPQEPTSLKPQISSKFSSFTRIHGYPFGISSKETKPMCQIRDLSSKISHLSKTCGFPSGFGTKPKSQIPKAASESNPGGEKEAAVSKPKATTVRLALIFGLWYFQNIVFNIYNKKVLNVFPFPWLLASFQLFAGSVWMFILWSLKLQPRPKISKPFIVALLGPALFHTVGHISACVSFSKVAVSFTHVIKSSEPVFSVVFSSFLGDSYPLQVWLSILPIVMGCALAAITEVSFNVQGLWGALISNVGFVLRNIYSKRSLQNFKEVDGLNLYGWISIISFFYLFPAAIFVEGSQWVQGYHNALAAVGKPSTLYIWVLLSGVFYHLYNQSSYQALDEISPLTFSVGNTMKRVVVIVSTVLVFRNPVRPLNALGSAVAIFGTFLYSQATAKKKKGGEKKD; encoded by the coding sequence ATGTACTTGCAGAGTCTctgtccttctctctctctctctctctctctctctccacaacGGCACAACCACAACCAATTGCCACAACACCAAATGCTTACCTTGAATCTCAGTTGTCCTTCTTCCCCTGTCACTTTCTCCAAATCCCGCCATCAACTCCCCCCTATTAATGCCTCCTCCTCCCCTTCCTCATCACTTCTCACCAGAATCCAAACGCACTCATATCCTCTGCCCCAAGAACCCACCTCTTTGAAACCCCAAATATCCTCCAAATTCTCAAGCTTTACCAGAATCCATGGCTACCCATTTGGAATTTcttcaaaagaaacaaaacccaTGTGCCAGATTCGAGATTTGAGCTCAAAGATCAGCCATTTGAGCAAAACCTGTGGATTCCCATCTGGGTTTGGaacaaaacccaaatcccaAATCCCCAAAGCTGCTTCTGAATCAAATCCAGGAGGAGAAAAGGAAGCCGCAGTATCAAAGCCCAAGGCCACCACCGTCCGGCTCGCGCTTATTTTTGGGCTCTGGTACTTCCAAAACATTGTCTTCAACATCTACAACAAGAAGGTACTGAATGTCTTTCCATTTCCATGGCTTCTCGCATCTTTTCAGCTCTTTGCTGGGTCTGTCTGGATGTTCATTCTCTGGTCTTTGAAGCTCCAACCCCGCCCGAAAATTTCAAAACCTTTCATCGTTGCACTCCTTGGACCTGCATTGTTCCACACTGTAGGCCACATTTCAGCATGTGTCTCCTTCTCTAAGGTGGCTGTTTCTTTCACCCATGTAATCAAATCCTCGGAGCCCGTTTTCTCAGTAGTGTTTTCGTCGTTCCTAGGAGATTCGTACCCGTTACAGGTCTGGCTCTCAATTCTCCCTATTGTAATGGGTTGTGCTCTAGCTGCTATCACTGAGGTGTCATTCAATGTGCAAGGCCTTTGGGGTGCTTTGATTAGCAATGTCGGGTTTGTGTTGAGGAACATTTACTCGAAACGTAGTTTACAGAACTTCAAGGAAGTAGATGGGTTGAATTTATATGGTTGGATCAGTATAATTTCGTTCTTCTATCTGTTTCCCGCCGCTATTTTCGTTGAAGGGTCTCAATGGGTTCAAGGATATCACAATGCTCTTGCAGCTGTGGGAAAACCATCCACATTGTACATATGGGTGTTGTTATCCGGAGTGTTTTACCATCTCTATAACCAATCGTCGTATCAAGCACTTGACGAAATTAGTCCCTTGACCTTTTCAGTTGGAAACACAATGAAGAGGGTGGTGGTAATCGTATCGACTGTGTTAGTGTTCAGAAATCCAGTTAGACCTCTTAATGCACTTGGCTCCGCCGTTGCAATATTTGGGACTTTCTTGTATTCGCAGGCAACagctaaaaagaaaaagggaggtgAAAAGAAGGATTGA
- the LOC108173739 gene encoding B3 domain-containing protein Os04g0386900-like: protein MTLVIHGQHSVQFTSVPHPWDLGASVAKVEDPQMGDQRHEPISNPTIELQGDEFWPLSKKPFFEVIIRKANVKPSYQMVIPAKFQPTLPSCSIPTVLTFGGKNWEMTYTGGSIQRKFDINWREFVNDNNLKVGDACVFELQECSSTKLAFRVQILRGDIPSELLGNLKGDIVDAPIIID from the exons aTGACTCTGGTGATTCATGGCCAGCATTCCGTACAATTTACTTCCGTTCCACACCCCTGGGATTTGGGGGCTTCAG TTGCTAAAGTAGAAGATCCTCAAATGGGAGACCAACGTCACGAACCCATATCAAATCCCACGATTGAATTGCAAGGGGATGAGTTTTGGCCACTCTCGAAGAAACCCTTTTTTGAAGTCATCATCAGAAAAGCAAATGTCAAGCCCTCTTATCAAATG GTGATCCCGGCCAAATTTCAACCAACACTACCTTCCTGTTCAATTCCTACAGTTCTCACGTTTGGGGGCAAAAACTGGGAGATGACATATACTGGTGGATCCATTCAGAGAAAGTTCGATATTAACTGGAGAGAATTTGTCAACGACAACAATTTGAAGGTTGGAGATGCATGTGTATTTGAACTTCAGGAGTGCAGCAGCACAAAACTGGCATTCAGAGTCCAAATTCTCAGAGGTGACATCCCATCTGAACTTCTAGGCAATCTCAAGGGTGATATTGTAGATGCACCAATTATTATTGATTAG
- the LOC103438898 gene encoding protein NUCLEAR FUSION DEFECTIVE 4-like: MVAQSRKWMILVAATWIQAFTGTNFDFASYSSDLKSVLGISQVQLNYLSVASDMGKALGWCSGVSLMYFPLWVVMFMAAFMGLFGYGLQWFVIQRLISLPYVMVFLLCLLAGCSICWFNTVCYVLCIRHFQANRALALSLTVSFNGVSAALYTLIANAINPSDDTIYLFLNALVPLFTSGLALIPVLRQPPVQSLPAEATRRDSMIFLFLNILAVVTGIYLLLLNSLSSDVSKARTLLVGAICLLTLPLCLPGMAYAREWARRNFPSSLRSENSSTFNLVDTDDFELHKELIDVSENANATKATNATNSTNSNSYGLVDKERFFGCFACFGKVMEKDRLTVLGEEHSARLLVRRWDFWLYYAAYFCGGTIGLVYSNNLGQISQSLGYSSLTTSLVTLYSSCSFFGRLLSAAPDFLRDKVYFARTGWLLVALVPTPIAFILLATSGSEAMLRAGTGLIGISSGFVFSAAVSVTSELFGPNSAGVNHNILITNIPIGSLLYGLLAALVYDSNDGSSTTSVSLLKEATLCMGSSCYRQTFIWWGCISIVGLASSLLLFLRTRTAYNRFERNRTKTQVTQSSLQTSS, translated from the exons ATGGTTGCGCAATCAAGAAAATGGATGATACTCGTGGCGGCGACATGGATACAGGCGTTCACAGGAACGAACTTTGATTTCGCGTCCTATTCATCCGACCTGAAATCTGTGCTGGGGATTTCTCAGGTGCAGCTCAACTATCTATCGGTGGCCTCGGATATGGGGAAGGCATTGGGTTGGTGTTCTGGGGTTTCTCTCATGTATTTTCCCTTGTGGGTTGTTATGTTCATGGCTGCCTTCATGGGTTTGTTTGGTTATGGCCTCCAATGGTTTGTCATTCAAAGACTCATCTCTCTGCCTTATGTTATG GTATTCCTTCTATGCTTGTTGGCTGGATGCAGCATCTGCTGGTTCAACACAGTCTGCTATGTTCTATGCATCAGACACTTCCAAGCCAACCGGGCACTTGCGTTGTCTCTCACAGTCAGTTTCAATGGGGTAAGTGCCGCCCTCTACACCCTCATTGCCAATGCAATAAACCCGAGCGACGATACCATCTACCTCTTCCTTAATGCTCTAGTTCCTCTCTTCACATCCGGCTTAGCACTCATCCCTGTGCTCCGTCAGCCCCCAGTTCAATCACTTCCTGCTGAGGCCACTCGTCGTGACtccatgatttttcttttcctaaACATCCTAGCTGTGGTCACAGGCATATATCTCCTCCTCCTTAACTCACTATCCTCTGATGTGTCAAAAGCTCGGACACTCTTAGTTGGTGCGATTTGTCTCCTAACCCTACCTCTGTGTCTGCCTGGCATGGCATACGCACGTGAGTGGGCTCGTAGGAACTTCCCCTCAAGCCTACGTTCTGAAAACTCATCAACCTTCAATCTGGTTGACACTGATGATTTTGAGCTTCATAAGGAACTCATTGATGTAAGTGAAAATGCTAATGCCACGAAGGCCACAAATGCCACAAATTCCACGAACTCCAATTCATATGGGCTGGTAGACAAGGAACGCTTTTTTGGGTGTTTTGCGTGTTTTGGGAAGGTGATGGAAAAAGATAGGTTGACAGTGCTAGGTGAAGAGCACTCAGCTAGGCTGCTTGTACGTCGATGGGATTTTTGGCTATACTATGCTGCATACTTTTGTGGGGGAACTATTGGGTTGGTCTACAGCAACAATCTTGGCCAGATTTCACAATCACTTGGATACAGTTCCCTGACTACTTCTCTTGTCACACTATATTCTTCATGCTCCTTCTTCGGCCGTTTGCTCTCAGCTGCACCAGATTTCCTGCGTGA CAAGGTTTATTTTGCGAGGACTGGATGGCTACTAGTTGCTCTGGTGCCAACACCAATTGCCTTCATTCTGCTTGCTACATCAGGCAGTGAGGCAATGCTGCGTGCTGGAACAGGCTTGATTGGGATAAGCTCCGGCTTTGTGTTCTCTGCAGCTGTGTCAGTTACATCAGAGCTTTTCGGCCCAAACAGCGCTGGCGTAAACCACAACATCCTCATCACCAACATCCCAATTGGCTCACTCCTATACGGCCTTCTTGCAGCTTTGGTGTATGATTCCAATGACGGAAGCTCAACAACCTCAGTGAGCTTGTTAAAGGAAGCAACATTGTGCATGGGAAGCTCATGCTATAGGCAGACATTCATATGGTGGGGCTGTATTTCAATAGTAGGGTTAGCTTCAAGCTTATTACTATTCCTACGAACAAGGACTGCTTATAATCGGTTTGAGAGGAATAGGACTAAGACGCAAGTCACACAATCCTCCTTACAAACCTCCTCTTAG